The nucleotide window CTGCGGGAAAAGCAACAGTTGAAGACCCCGCAGAAAGCGTAGCTTTCGAGGAGGCTGAGGCGTTGTCCGCGGAAAGCGAGCTATTTTTCTGTATCGACAACAAACTTTAAACAAAGTCTTTTTTTAAGTTAATCATACATAGTCTTCCTTCAATTGGTCAAACTAGAATCAAAATGCATATGAGGTGGTTTAAATGGATTTAAATTTACGTCAAGCAATTAGAAGTAATGTTGCAGGAAATAACGAAGAACAACTTGAGGCAACAATCATTGATGCGATCCAAAGTGGTGAAGAAAAGATGCTTCCAGGCTTAGGTGTGCTTTTTGAAATGATATGGGAGCAAGCTTCTGAAGAAGATAAAGATCAGATGCTAAACATGTTGCACGAAGAAGTTCAAAAGTTATAGATTTGGTACACCCCATTATTGGAAAAAGCCTTCGGAACAGTATCCGAAGGCTTTAATTATTTAGCTAAATGTTAACTTTTCAACTGTTTCACGGTCTAAACGCTTGATTACTTCAACCACTAATTTAACAGTGTTTTCGAAGTCATCACGGTGTAGCATAGCAGCGTGGGAGTGGATGTAACGAGTTGGAACAGTGATTGATAACGAAGGTACACCATTCGCTGTCAGGTGGATGTTACCTGAATCAGTTCCGCCTCCTGGCATCGATTCATATTGATATGGGATGCTTAATTCATCTGCTACGTCTAATACAAAATCACGGACACCTTTATGAGAAACCATCGACGCATCATAAAGGACGATCTGAGGTCCTTCACCCATCTTACTTGCTGCATCTTTATCAGCAACTCCTGGCATATCACCAGCAATACCTACGTCAACACCGAAACCGATATCTGGTTGCACCGCATGAGCTGAAGTACGAGCTCCACGCAATCCGATTTCTTCTTGAACTGTACCGACACCATATACCGTGTTAGGGTGACTCTGACCTTGAAGCTGCTTCAATACATCGATTGCGATTGCACAGCCAATACGGTTATCCCATGCTTTTGCTAGTAATAATTTTTCATTATTCATCACCGTGAAATCAAAGTAAGGAACAACAGAATCTCCTGGACGGACTCCGAATTCTGCCGCTTCTTCTTTGCTAGAAGCTCCGATATCAATGAACATATCTTTGATTTCAACTGGTTTCTTACGTGCTTCCGGAGACAAAATATGTGGAGGCTTCGATCCGATTACCCCAGTCACATCCCCTTTGCGTGTCATTAGAGTCACACGCTGAGCAAGCATGACTTGGTTCCACCAGCCACCGACTGTCTGAAAATACACAAATCCATTATCATCAATTCGAGTTACCATAAAGCCAACTTCATCCAAGTGACCAGCAACCATTACTCTTGGTCCATCCGCATCGCCAACTTTTTTCGCGATTAAACTTCCCAAACCATCGGTTGTCACCTCATCTGCATGAGGAGCTATGTACTTTTTCATTACCTCACGAGGTTCTTTTTCATTTCCAGGGATCCCTTTTGCGTCTGTAAGATCCTTTAGCATCGTTAATGTTTCATCTAATTTTGCCATTTGAATTCCTCCTTTTGGTATCGTTTACACAATTGATATTATAACTTTATTACGGAAAATTCACAAAAGTTTAATATCCTGAATGCTGCCTTTCATGATTTACTTGGTTTTTCTCCGCATAAGCTTTCATAATATTTTGTTCAGAAAAGTCAAGAATATAACCAAGTGAGAGATAAGTCGCCATCATATCCTGATAACCCTTACTTGTGGGATTATTTTTAAAAGAATAAATCGTTTCATATACGTTATGAAAAGCTTCTGTCAAATCAGTAAACGACTTCTTTGAGTACTGGCCAGGATCGAATCGAAAATTAAAGTCCAACCCTAAAGAAAGAATGAAGTGAAAACCATCTACATACTCTTCTAGAATGACTTCGCGTTTATTCGGTCCTTTCTTACTCCAATACTTAAAACATCTAGTTTCGTTGGCAAGTTCGCTGATTTCAACGACGAGCGCCAACGTTTTTTCTGAAATAACATCCTCACGATTCTGCGGAATGTTAGAAAGAATTTTTTCGTCTAACTCAGTTTGCATCTCATAAAGCTCGTCCCATTTCATCGAATCACCCTCCTTCGCCTATTATAACATCGGATTTATTTTTGTAGGTCAGGTTGAAAAAAATCTTCCCATTTCATGATGATTTCTTTTTTTCGGATGACATAAAAAAGTATCAGAATAGCAGCTAATAGGATGAGAGCGTATTCGATTTGTAAAGATTGGAACCATTGACCAAACGAAGTATATACCACAGCCAAAGGGAGGTTACTTACCAATGAAGCCTTGGCGTATTCTTTGAAGTTACGTGTCATTTCAATGATGCATAATGAGATCAAGTGAAAGTGAATGAATGGAATGATGCGTAAAAGCATTACTTGCGGCAAATTGAATGCCTGGTGCTTCCCGAAAATCTTCTCACGCATACGGTTGAATCGTTCGAATAAGTCAGGCATTTGTTTGATAAAAAAATAGAAAATAAGACTAGAGAGTGTAACCCCTATAA belongs to Halalkalibacillus sediminis and includes:
- a CDS encoding TVP38/TMEM64 family protein, whose translation is MEQVMTWVNSSADTTPYFAPVLFIFFHIIRPFLFIPVGFICIAGGLMFGMTFGSIYSFIGVTLSSLIFYFFIKQMPDLFERFNRMREKIFGKHQAFNLPQVMLLRIIPFIHFHLISLCIIEMTRNFKEYAKASLVSNLPLAVVYTSFGQWFQSLQIEYALILLAAILILFYVIRKKEIIMKWEDFFQPDLQK
- the sspI gene encoding small acid-soluble spore protein SspI, coding for MDLNLRQAIRSNVAGNNEEQLEATIIDAIQSGEEKMLPGLGVLFEMIWEQASEEDKDQMLNMLHEEVQKL
- a CDS encoding dUTP diphosphatase, whose translation is MKWDELYEMQTELDEKILSNIPQNREDVISEKTLALVVEISELANETRCFKYWSKKGPNKREVILEEYVDGFHFILSLGLDFNFRFDPGQYSKKSFTDLTEAFHNVYETIYSFKNNPTSKGYQDMMATYLSLGYILDFSEQNIMKAYAEKNQVNHERQHSGY
- a CDS encoding M42 family metallopeptidase, encoding MAKLDETLTMLKDLTDAKGIPGNEKEPREVMKKYIAPHADEVTTDGLGSLIAKKVGDADGPRVMVAGHLDEVGFMVTRIDDNGFVYFQTVGGWWNQVMLAQRVTLMTRKGDVTGVIGSKPPHILSPEARKKPVEIKDMFIDIGASSKEEAAEFGVRPGDSVVPYFDFTVMNNEKLLLAKAWDNRIGCAIAIDVLKQLQGQSHPNTVYGVGTVQEEIGLRGARTSAHAVQPDIGFGVDVGIAGDMPGVADKDAASKMGEGPQIVLYDASMVSHKGVRDFVLDVADELSIPYQYESMPGGGTDSGNIHLTANGVPSLSITVPTRYIHSHAAMLHRDDFENTVKLVVEVIKRLDRETVEKLTFS